A DNA window from Vigna angularis cultivar LongXiaoDou No.4 chromosome 1, ASM1680809v1, whole genome shotgun sequence contains the following coding sequences:
- the LOC108345304 gene encoding ribulose-1,5 bisphosphate carboxylase/oxygenase large subunit N-methyltransferase, chloroplastic yields MACVFSACSGSASLFQGTNFFPFATKGSSLHLKRSLSAKCVASLGTEISVPPAVDTFWQWLKEEGVVSSKTPVKPGVVPEGLGLVALKDISRNEVVLQVPKRLWINPDAVAASEIGKVCSGLKPWLAVALFLVRERSKDDSLWKHYFSILPKETDSTIYWSEEELSELKGTQLLNSTLSVKEYVKSEFRRLEEEIILPNRKLFPSPITIDDFFWAFGILRSRAFSRLRNENLVVIPLADFINHSARVTTEDHAYEIKGAAGLFSWDYLFSVRSPLSLKAGDQVYIQYDLNKSNAELALDYGFIEPNADRNAYTLTLQISESDSFFGDKLDIAESNGFGETAYFDIFYNRPLPPGLLPYLRLLALGGTDAFLLESIFRNSIWGHLELPVSRDNEELICRVIRETCKTALAGYHTTIEEDQKLKEAKLDSRLAIAVGIREGEKQLLQQIDEIFNEKELELAQLEYYQERRLKDLGLCGESGDILGDLGKFF; encoded by the exons ATGGCTTGTGTCTTTTCTGCATGTTCAGGTTCTGCTTCTCTTTTTCAAGGCACAAATTTCTTCCCCTTTGCAACCAAAGGGTCTTCTCTGCACCTCAAAAGATCACTCTCTGCCAAATGTGTAGCTTCTCTGGGAACTGAGATATCAGTGCCTCCAGCAGTTGATACTTTCTGGCAGTGGCTCAAGGAAGAGGGTGTTGTCTCCAGCAAAACACCAGTGAAGCCTGGTGTGGTGCCAGAAGGCTTAGGACTGGTTGCACTCAAAGACATTTCTAGGAATGAGGTTGTCTTACAGGTGCCCAAGAGGCTGTGGATTAACCCTGATGCTGTGGCAGCTTCAGAGATTGGGAAAGTGTGTAGTGGATTGAAGCCTTGGTTGGCTGTTGCGTTGTTTCTGGTAAGAGAAAGGTCAAAGGATGATTCTCTTTGGAAGCACTACTTCAGTATTCTGCCCAAGGAAACTGACTCTACAATTTACTG GTCAGAGGAGGAGCTCTCTGAACTAAAAG GGACTCAACTTCTGAATTCAACACTGAGTGTTAAAGAGTATGTGAAGAGCGAATTTAGGAGGCTGGAAGAAGAAATTATACTCCCTAATAGGAAGCTTTTCCCTTCTCCTATTACAATTGATGACTTCTTCTGGGCATTTGGAATTCTAAGATCAAGGGCATTTTCTCGCCTTCGCAATGAAAATCTAGTTGTGATTCCATTAGCTGACTTT ATAAACCATAGTGCCAGAGTAACTACAGAAGATCATGCTTATGAAATTAAAGGAGCAGCAGGTCTTTTCTCCTGGGATTACCTATTTTCCGTAAGGAGTCCCCTTTCTCTCAAGGCTGGTGACCAG GTGTATATCCAATATGATTTGAATAAAAGCAATGCCGAGCTGGCTCTGGACTACGGTTTCATTGAACCAAATGCAGACCGGAATGCATATACCTTGACACTGCAGATATCTGAGTCAGACTCCTTTTTTGGTGATAAATTAGACATTGCTGAGTCCAATGGTTTTGGGGAGACAGCATACTTTGACATCTTCTACAACCGCCCACTTCCACCGGGGCTGCTTCCATATCTGAGACTACTAGCTCTAGGGGGCACTGATGCTTTCCTTTTAGAGTCAATATTTAGAAATTCCATTTGGGGTCATCTTGAATTGCCTGTGAGCCGTGACAATGAGGAGCTAATATGCAGAGTGATTAGAGAGACCTGCAAAACTGCCCTTGCTGGTTATCATACAACCATTGAAGAG GATCAAAAGTTGAAAGAAGCTAAGCTAGATTCAAGGCTTGCTATAGCAGTGGGAATTAGAGAAGGGGAGAAGCAGCTCCTGCAGCAAATTGACGAGATCTTTAACGAGAAAGAATTGGAATTGGCCCAGTTAGAATATTATCAGGAAAGGAGGCTCAAGGACCTTGGACTTTGCGGGGAAAGTGGTGATATCCTTGGGGACCTTGGAAAATTCTTTTAG
- the LOC108345291 gene encoding rhamnogalacturonan I rhamnosyltransferase 1 — MEGVHGRSDKLQGAGAANPRSRLRVWFIRACSSIVLWTCLFQLVTVSELWRSHFFLGISSRIHHTIQSPLQTNNELVQPPPAFLPPRNYTSNGFLRVSCNGGLNQMRAAICDMVAISRLLNLTLVVPELDKKSFWADPSNFEEIFDVRHFIDSLRDEVRIVKRVPKRFSEKIGQTTLKMPPVSWSNEKYYLEQILPLFDKHKVVHFNKTDARLANNGLPLDLQKLRCRVNFQALKFTPELENLGQKLIRILSKNGPFVALHLRYEMDMLAFSGCTLGCTNEEAEELKRMRYAFPSWREKEIVSEERRSQGLCPLTPEEAALVLQALGFARETPIYIAAGEIYGGERRLAQLRAAFPRIVRKETLLANDELLQFRNHSSQMAALDFIVSVASNTFVPTYYGNMAKLVEGHRRFSGFKKSILLDRKKLVELLDMHQNGTFSWNEFTNAVRKVHERKMGQPTRRRVEADKPKEEDYFYANPYECLCEVSKCDDLLGALNSSHIQ; from the exons ATGGAGGGTGTTCACGGGAGGAGCGATAAGCTTCAGGGTGCTGGCGCTGCGAATCCGAGGAGCCGTTTGCGGGTTTGGTTCATTCGAGCGTGTTCGAGCATTGTGCTTTGGACATGTCTGTTTCAGCTAGTGACAGTGAGTGAACTATGGCGTTCCCATTTCTTTTTGGGGATTTCAAGTCGAATACATCACACAATTCAAAGTCCTCTCCAAACAAATAATGAACTTGTTCAACCGCCTCCCGCTTTTCTTCCTCCAA GAAATTATACAAGTAATGGTTTTCTGAGAGTGTCCTGCAATGGGGGCTTGAATCAAATGCGTGCAGCG ATTTGTGACATGGTGGCCATTTCTCGACTTTTGAATCTCACATTGGTTGTTCCAGAGCTTGATAAGAAATCATTTTGGGCAGACCCTAG cAATTTTGAGGAAATTTTTGACGTGAGACATTTCATTGATTCTCTACGAGATGAAGTTCGAATAGTGAAAAGAGTTCCCAAAAGGTTTAGTGAGAAAATTGGGCAGACTACCCTGAAGATGCCTCCTGTTAGCTGGTCAAATGAAAAGTATTACTTGGAGCAG ATTCTTCCGCTTTTTGACAAGCATAAGGTGGTACATTTCAACAAAACAGATGCGCGTCTAGCAAATAATGGTCTCCCACTTGATCTACAGAAACTTAGGTGTCGTGTGAATTTCCAGGCACTTAAATTCACTCCTGAACTTGAGAATTTGGGCCAAAAATTGATTCGGATACTTAGTAAAAATGGACCCTTTGTGGCCTTGCATCTGAGATATGAAATGGACATGCTGGCTTTCTCAGGTTGTACGCTTGGTTGCACTAATGAAGAAGCTGAGGAGCTCAAGCGGATGAG GTATGCATTCCCTTCGTGGAGAGAAAAGGAGATAGTGTCTGAAGAAAGGAGATCACAGGGTCTCTGTCCTTTGACACCAGAGGAGGCAGCCTTAGTTCTGCAAGCTTTGGGTTTTGCTAGGGAGACACCAATATATATTGCAGCTGGTGAAATTTATGGTGGTGAACGTAGATTAGCACAACTGAGAGCTGCTTTTCCAAGAATT GTTAGGAAAGAGACATTGCTGGCCAATGATGAGTTGCTGCAGTTTCGGAATCATTCATCACAAATGGCAGCTTTGGATTTTATTGTTTCTGTAGCGAGTAACACCTTTGTTCCGACATATTACGGTAACATGGCAAAACTTGTTGAAGGCCACCGCAG GTTTTCTGGCTTTAAAAAGTCCATCTTATTGGATCGGAAAAAGCTTGTAGAATTACTTGATATGCATCAAAATGGAACCTTTTCATGGAATGAGTTTACAAATGCTGTGAGAAAGGTTCATGAAAGAAAAATGGGACAGCCAACTCGTCGTAGAGTTGAAGCAGACAAGCCAAAGGAAGAGGATTATTTCTATGCCAACCCTTACGAGTGCCTCTGCGAGGTATCCAAGTGTGATGACTTGCTAGGTGCTCTTAACTCGAGTCATATACAATGA
- the LOC128194973 gene encoding uncharacterized protein LOC128194973 yields the protein MHMANLARLNGEVHLYVVHVVSDPEVIHMLEDITNDEGEVEVNGTVQKEVEEDGDSVKGNGEGDGDLQEVNVCEEDGDGVEVNGVVDGDLQEVNVCEEDGDGVEVNDVVDGDLQEVNEGEEDGGAVEVEVEGHGHVQELHEVEEEQELNVCEGVVEDEVYLCSWSTSTEEGDVHGINECLEGLVDVSVECDIDDDVDCNVEVEVEVQVESLYDSDDDRDNVSVECDGHDDRGLSDFEWKSEEFFSATDSDEEVNDSEGYGRFGIFCMPKSMVDFTWEVGTFFAEKQDILDAVKGYALENGRNIKFVKNDKRRLRMKCFGAKGECPWTIYFGYMEAVKSWQLRTKKDIHTCSREFNLKLVDAKWLSKKLVKTVQENPKMKGVDIREKVQRKWNIGISRSMAYRAKAIASNEIDGSFNEQYKRIYDYAHELLERNPGSTVKVHVENNEGELIFKRFYCCLKACKDSFVCCRPIIGLDGAFLKGKYGGELLTAVGRDGNDQMLPIAYAVVEVENKDSWMWFLELLIDDLGGGEVCSSITFVSDQQKGLLPAIQQLLPGVDQRFCVRHLYSNFRKKFPGKNLKQLMWRAATATHPQNWEREMRNIKDINEDAFKHLIAIPPRYWSRSRFSPTPKCDTLVNNISEAFNSVLVHTRTKPIITMLEEIRVYIMQRWAKNRSKIQSFSGPICPKIQARFTKESQATKNWIPRRWSITGIPCCHSLAAMKFLNIDGQQFIPACFLKSTYEETYASIVYPINGNNMWDLTPYSDVMPPRKKVMPGRPKRKRRLEQWEIRKDDSRVSKGGLRKRCGICREVGHNRSRCPKATEEPIMPSSQLSEVCMNDEEAEL from the exons ATGCATATGGCTAACTTAGCTAGGCTTAATGGTGAAGTTCACTTATACGTTGTCCATGTAGTTTCTGATCCCGAAGTCATTCATATGCTTGAAGACATTACTAATGATGAAGGAGAAGTTGAAGTTAATGGTACAGTACAAaaagaggttgaagaagatggtgattcTGTTAAAGGAAATGGTGAAGgtgatggtgacttacaagAGGTCAATGtttgtgaagaagatggtgacggTGTTGAAGTAAATGGTGTAGTTGATGGTGACTTACAAGAGGTCAATGtttgtgaagaagatggtgacggTGTTGAAGTAAATGATGTAGTTGATGGTGACTTACAAGAGGTGAACgagggtgaagaagatggtggtgCTGTTGAAGTAGAGGTTGAAGGTCATGGTCACGTACAAGAGTTGCATGAGGTTGAAGAAGAGCAAGAGTTGAATGTGTGTGAAGGAGTCGTGGAGGATGAAGTTTATCTTTGTAGTTGGAGTACATCTACTGAAGAAGGTGATGTACATGGAATTAATGAGTGCTTAGAGGGCCTAGTAGATGTGAGTGTTGAATGTGATATAGATGATGATGTAGATTGTAATGTcgaagtagaagtagaagtaCAAGTAGAAAGTCTTTATGATAGTGATGATGACCGTGATAATGTCAGTGTTGAATGTGATGGTCATGACGATAGAGGATTGTCAGATTTTGAGTGGAAATCTGAGGAATTTTTTAGTGCAACAGATAGTGATGAAGAGGTTAATGACAGTGAAGGTTATGGGaggtttggtattttttgtATGCCAAAAAGTATGGTAGACTTTACATGGGAAGTTGGGACTTTTTTTGCAGAAAAGCAAGATATTTTAGATGCTGTAAAAGGGTATGCCTTGGAAAATGGGAGgaatataaagtttgtaaaaaatgaCAAGAGAAGATTGAGGATGAAGTGCTTTGGTGCAAAAGGAGAATGCCCATGGACCATATACTTTGGTTATATGGAGGCTGTAAAATCATGGCAGCTGAGAACTAAAAAAGACATTCATACATGCAGCAGGGAGTTCAACCTGAAGTTAGTTGACGCCAAGTGGTTGAGCAAAAAGTTGGTGAAAACAGTTCAGGAAAATCCTAAGATGAAGGGTGTTGATATTCGTGAAAAAGTTCAAAGGAAGTGGAACATAGGTATATCAAGGTCTATGGCTTATAGAGCCAAAGCTATTGCTTCTAATGAAATTGATGGGTCCTTTAATGAACAATATAAGAGGATATATGATTATGCGCATGAGTTGTTGGAAAGAAATCCAGGATCTACAGTTAAGGTCCATGTTGAGAATAATGAGGGTGAGTTAATTTTCAAGAGATTTTACTGTTGTCTGAAGGCATGCAAAGACAGTTTTGTCTGCTGTAGGCCAATAATTGGATTAGATGGAGCCTTTTTGAAAGGGAAGTATGGTGGTGAGCTGTTGACGGCTGTTGGGAGGGATGGAAATGATCAAATGTTGCCCATTGCATATGCGGTGGTAGAAGTCGAAAACAAAGATTCATGGATGTGGTTTTTGGAACTTTTGATTGATGATCTTGGTGGTGGAGAAGTGTGTTCTTCAATTACTTTTGTCTCCGACCAACAAAAg GGTCTACTACCAGCCATACAACAGTTACTCCCAGGTGTTGACCAGAGATTTTGTGTCAGACACTTATATTCAAACTTTAGGAAAAAGTTTCCTGGTAAAAATCTGAAACAGCTGATGTGGAGGGCAGCTACTGCCACTCATCCACAAAACTGGGAAAGGGAGATGAGAAACATTAAAGATATAAATGAAGACGCATTCAAGCATTTGATTGCCATCCCTCCAAG ATATTGGTCAAGGTCCAGATTCAGTCCAACACCAAAATGTGACACATTGGTCAACAATATCAGTGAGGCTTTCAACAGTGTCTTGGTTCACACCAGGACTAAACCAATCATAACAATGCTGGAAGAAATTAGGGTATACATAATGCAAAGATGGGCAAAAAACAGGTCTAAGATACAATCATTTTCAGGACCAATTTGTCCAAAGATCCAGGCCAGATTTACAAAGGAATCCCAAGCAACCAAGAATTGGATACCTAG GAGATGGAGCATCACAGGAATTCCATGTTGTCACTCCCTTGCCGCAATGAAGTTTCTTAATATTGATGGCCAGCAGTTCATTCCGGCTTGCTTTCTAAAGTCCACCTATGAAGAAACCTATGCATCAATCGTATATCCCATCAACGGCAACAACATGTGGGACCTAACACCATATTCGGATGTCATGCCTCCTAGGAAAAAGGTTATGCCTGGAAGacctaaaaggaaaagaagactgGAGCAGTGGGAGATCAGAAAGGATGATTCACGAGTGAGCAAGGGTGGTTTGCGGAAGAGATGCGGGATATGTAGGGAGGTTGGGCACAACAGGAGTCGTTGCCCGAAAGCAACCGAAGAACCAATCATGCCATCATCGCAATTATCTGAAGTGTGTATGAATGATGAGGAAGCTGAACTATAG